From Platichthys flesus chromosome 19, fPlaFle2.1, whole genome shotgun sequence:
AGGAAGGATCGCTGAATGGAGCGCTCAGTCCTGCCCAGTGAAGGCAGAACACAACCCGCGTGCTCTGCTGATATAACCCTTGAATCTCTGACACCGGCAAAAGAATGAAGCCACGTAAGCAGAGCGACCGGACCAGCATTTTTCCTTAACAGCTAATTCCATTCCTGTGTTTCAGCCGCGCCAGAAAAACATTTCTTACTGTACACAACAGGACACAGGAAGGTAGGGATGAGTGGTTTAGTCAGCttcctcacaacacacacacacagcaacactgaCACACCAGCCTCTGTGCGTGCAGAATAAAGAAAGCTTATAAATAAACAATCCCTTTATCATTTTTACAAAGACCAAACTCCAGGTGTTCTTCTGAGCAGCGTCGACTCTCTCGCGCTATTTTGCTTGAAATTTATTTTTCCTGGAGATTAATCACCCGTCTGGGGACTTCTGTCTTCAGTCAAAAAGCATCTCTCCCTGTTTGAGAGGACTGGGTTGAATGGTCCGACAATAGCACCAGGCCGGCTGTGTTTGGACAGCAGCGCAGTCAGGCCCCACTTGGAAACACAAAGGCCTTCACCTCCCTCCCCTGACGACCATTACTTCTGATTGTGGTCACAAGGTCATTCTGCAGACCTTCCTAAAGGACGAGGCTCTGCCCCGAAACCCCCCCTCGCCGGCTTCACCGCATATCCTGAGTCCACTGCTATGACAACCGCCATGCGCAGCGTTTGTTGTGCACCGACAGCAACAATATGCATGACAATGTAAGCAGCGGGCAGCAATGTACTGGCTGAGCATCGGACTCAGCAATTAAGTCCTGAAGGCAGGAAAGGGAAAATTCTAAagtgtgtcttttttcttttgagagTTGGGAGACTTTGTTGTTAGagaataaaatatgaaacattcaTCCTCATAGGGACGATTTGCCAAAAATGTGAAACTTGAACTCAAGCTCCCCATCAAGACAACATCACGTGGAGACAACATTTCACAGAGAGGAactttatgtatttgtttggtgCAGTTTCATTATTCTGAAAGCAATTAGGTTtctgtgttagtgtttgttCGAGAAGTACTAATTCCAAAGaagattatatttatatatataataaatgtataattcataACCCTTTAAGGTCAGTTTTAGTAAGTATGATTCTATTAGAGGAAATGTTTAGTTttcatacaaaatataataGATCTAAGGAGATTATTATAAAACATACTGTATTTGATAAAACTGCTTAAGATTGAATAAAGACAGAATGCTGCCCCCAATGTGGATCAAAGTATCATCTGCTTCCAAGAGCACAATTAAAAAAGTAAGAGAAAAAATGAACTGGTTTATATTTTGGAGTTTAAACTGAACTCACTTGGTGGTTGCAGACACGGCTTCGTAACCTCCACCTTcacttttcctccttctccacatGTCTAGTGAGGTGGTAAGaacaagatgaaaacaaattataaagaaatacaaacaaaaaatcacATAACAGGGGTTAGGCATATTTTTAATTGCTTTACTAATTCCAATGTAACCttttatttaagaataaaagtaTTTTCATCTTGATGAACTCCCACCTCACTGTAGCACAGTTTGACGGAGCACTCCAGGTCCCACGTGGTGGACGTCAGCTCTTCGAGCTGATCCAGTGAGAAGCTGAGTCGAGTGCTGTTGGGGCAGGATTTCGAGGAGCAGTACTCCGGGATGAAGGGCAGTTCTTTTACTACAGGGAACGAACCCTTAGAGTACACGAAGCAGCTGATCACCTTGATGGTCCAGACGATGGTCCCAAAAGTGTGACCTGAAATCTACAGGGGGACAGAGACAACGACATAAACTGTGACAGAATGTAAATTCAAGAATCTGTAGTCTCTGAGTATAGAAACAACTGCCAAAGAGGCCATGTGTTCACATCTGTTCAATTGTCTGTTCATGGaaaggattactcaaaaactactggatggaatTCTACGAAACTTGACAGTCGAATGCAGTAGAAGTCAGAGAGGAAACTATTCAATTTCCCTTTCTTCTCTGGCTTTTCCAATATTTTCACAAATCCCCAGTGAATAGTTTTGTGATAAATAGACGTTAAATGATTTCTTACCTCTGCGTAAATTCTCTTGTCGCTCTGCACCCTGGTGTTTCCGTCTAGGGGAGAGCGGTAATCTGGGGAGGTGTACAGCTGCATCAGCAGGGGCATCTGGTGAGGAGCAGTGGTTGCGATTGGGTTGATTGGTTCTAGTGTTGATTCTGCAACTGACAGAGGaagcaaaacaagaaaataaaccatATAATATAAACCATTTTGTTCATATACTCTTTTGTGCTAAAAGCCTAAAGGAGTTAGAGTTGCAGCACAACACACAGGGTATGTACAATAATACACTGCATAGCAGTAATAGTGTGATAACAgtaatgatgatggtgaaaatTACTTTGACTATTATTACAGCAGTCATTATCCTCCTGATTCTCTTCTCGCTGCAGGGATGGTGTCAGAAGTATTATATGCAGAGCCGTGACTTCTCACCATCTGCTCTCAAAACACCTCTAAAAACAATGTATACCTTTCACTGTCTCACCTGCCGGGGCGTCTTTGTTCACAAGGACCAGCAAGATTGTGGAATTCGCAGGTCTGAGCTCAGTGTAGCTGGTGAAAGTGCTGACATTAAAAACTTTTAAAGCCTTCCGTTGCACATCCCTCGCATTGTCGCTGTTCAGCGTGTGCGAGGGCGGGATTCTGATGCTGGGCAGCAGGATGTCATTGTTGGACTGTGGAAAAAGGGAAGACGCGCTCGGATTTAGAGGCAGTGTCGCACAAGCACATCTCTCCATGATTTCCACAGAGGCGGGCAAACTTATTGTGTGTGTAAGAAGTCCGTTAACTCTGTTATCAAGTGAGCGATGTAGCACGTTTGACAACAGTTTTATCACAGACAGCAGATTCTTTGTCCTCTTTATGAAACCTGTCTCACATGTGCTGTTGTGGGACAATACATGTGATAACTCTATGAGCCTTAAGTAATCTTAGTTAGGTTTGGGTAATGTTAGGTGTAGGAAAAGGTtcagtttagggttagggttaaaacaAGCATATGTAGTAACTATTGTTAAGTTAAGTTGCAGGAAATGAATGTAAAGTCAATGttatgtcctctgaagtcatggacaTAAGacggtctctgtgtgtgtgtatgtgtgtgtgtgcgagagtgtgtgtgtttgtgtgtgtgtatgggtgctTACACCAAACTGGGTGTACTGTGCATTGAGGACCGTCCACGTCGTTCCCTGAGGTCCCCTGAGGAACACCCTGATCTTCTTTTCGTCAACACGCAGCAAAACATTGCTGCAACACAGACATTACCACACATTACATGGGTGCTCACAAAACCAAACatcagcaacaaaacaacactgcaCCTGGTGAATTTCCAGTTTTACCTAATGCTCGTATTCTCTGGGATGTTGATGATGTGAAGCTCGGCCCCATCCACTTGGTTTTTCGGCTGCTGCGGCGGCGAGCAAGACGTGAGCGAGGAAGCAAGAGATTCGGCTTTAATCTGCAGGAAGTGCTTCTCGGACGTGTCTTCATTTTCAAGTACACAATCTCGAGACCCAGGTTTGGTTCctgtacaaaaaaagaaaagttcaatttgtctcgttgtttatttgttgattgaaacagaaaaaggacATTATGGGTAAAAAAGAAGACAACAGCTCCATAAAACTGATTTGCCAGCACTACTCTTTCCTGCGGCAGTGGAGCAGTGATTGCAATAGCTGATAAACAATTATAGCCTGtaatttgtattgatttacTTCTGGTGCTCCTGGAGACCGTTTCCAGTTACACAACTGACATTTAAATTGACGGTTTTGCACTTGTTGGTCGGTGCTTGGGAGTCACAGTCCGACCTGCAGGCGAACAAACTGCTGGGGCAGGCACATAAGCACCTTGCTGCACTGTGTATGGAACAGAAGTCTCATGGGAGAACCCTGTGCTGCGCTCAACTTTTGACCTGGTACACACTCGGCGCAGTGCCCAAACTGCAGTGCTGGAAAGTTGTGGGAGATACAAGTTTCCCGCAGCAGCTCGTATAACCTCCTCACACCGGCAGCAACACACGCAGCAGCGGGAAAATACCCAACAGAATATTTGAGACTTATTCTGCCGGGTTGGGTTTTTCACATCAGAATATTTGAACTGAGTTTGGGAAGTTGTGGAATATGCGGTAGGAGCGGTTTGAGTAAATTCACCCTTCCACAAATATGtagaaacttttattttacaggataAACAAGGTAGAAAAAATGTGCACTTATAGTTCTTAACTgagatatttatttacattttatattgatAATATAGGTTATGTGTTATGATATTTCTCGCAGTATTACCTCAAGCTCGGCCACTACATAGAAAATGGTTCTTTAAATATGGACTAGCATTTCTCAATTGCACTTAATAACATGATAGCAGTAGCATGTCAGGAATCCCAAATCAAAAGGAACCACGAGGGATATGTACATACTGTATTTTCACCCCACCTATTTTGAAAATCCTCCACTTGGCAGCACACTAGTTGTGTAATCACTGCACACACTTTTCAAACGCCCACAACATCCTACATGACTTCACCTAA
This genomic window contains:
- the eng gene encoding endoglin isoform X1 — translated: MEGHTGRLALLLCITTAFSASSQTCDPKEGAGNPWFHIREMVTGCWTSFVTENKTEVHILNFGPMHLPMFSLNMEDAKPMDLILTSAVTLYGLYNINAGVRIHLSNNSSIVLHTNHRNGTTAVYKHDMPTQDDELVKWASKKFGGVTSFTTVRNLESISSTGTTGTKPGSRDCVLENEDTSEKHFLQIKAESLASSLTSCSPPQQPKNQVDGAELHIINIPENTSISNVLLRVDEKKIRVFLRGPQGTTWTVLNAQYTQFGSNNDILLPSIRIPPSHTLNSDNARDVQRKALKVFNVSTFTSYTELRPANSTILLVLVNKDAPAVAESTLEPINPIATTAPHQMPLLMQLYTSPDYRSPLDGNTRVQSDKRIYAEISGHTFGTIVWTIKVISCFVYSKGSFPVVKELPFIPEYCSSKSCPNSTRLSFSLDQLEELTSTTWDLECSVKLCYSETCGEGGKVKVEVTKPCLQPPTPPCFDFGLPGVLGIAFGGFLIGVLLIGALWFIKIKTGYPAGLDMSTTAASLSGCPCSGAKRQPVSNNPSPSENSSANASIGSTQSTPTSSMA
- the eng gene encoding endoglin isoform X2, with protein sequence MEGHTGRLALLLCITTAFSASSQTCDPKEGAGNPWFHIREMVTGCWTSFVTENKTEVHILNFGPMHLPMFSLNMEDAKPMDLILTSAVTLYGLYNINAGVRIHLSNNSSIVLHTNHRNGTTAVYKHDMPTQDDELVKWASKKFGGVTSFTTVRNLESISSTGTTGTKPGSRDCVLENEDTSEKHFLQIKAESLASSLTSCSPPQQPKNQVDGAELHIINIPENTSISNVLLRVDEKKIRVFLRGPQGTTWTVLNAQYTQFGSNNDILLPSIRIPPSHTLNSDNARDVQRKALKVFNVSTFTSYTELRPANSTILLVLVNKDAPAVAESTLEPINPIATTAPHQMPLLMQLYTSPDYRSPLDGNTRVQSDKRIYAEISGHTFGTIVWTIKVISCFVYSKGSFPVVKELPFIPEYCSSKSCPNSTRLSFSLDQLEELTSTTWDLECSVKLCYSETCGEGGKVKVEVTKPCLQPPTPPCFDFGLPGVLGIAFGGFLIGVLLIGALWFIKIKTGYPAGLDMSTTAASLSVFLASFFRMPLLGSQTTTSFEQPFPL